The following coding sequences lie in one Salmo salar chromosome ssa13, Ssal_v3.1, whole genome shotgun sequence genomic window:
- the LOC106567269 gene encoding calcium-independent phospholipase A2-gamma isoform X2 yields MILISRPKPIQAHLLAHCWLSLSPAGYIQAKDGSVPQHKPVCESPGREDVKTVLQAQVMGRRQAEELTRALVFSLQQAFSPEAITEVVDELNTHLIRHPGCKAVVWQEKAAVQLLRQRRSHREDQELQCVIRETLALIGYVDPVKGRGIRVLSIDGGGTRGVVPLQVLKQLEAETGKQVHQLFDYICGVSTGAVLAFMLGLARFSLEECADMYRRFGSDVFRQNPLVGTMKMGWSHSYYSTETWEMILREKMGDRVLIKTARDELSPKVSAVSAVVNWGTSPKAFIFRNYNHSPGRLSRYAGGSGYQMWQAVRASSAAPGYFQEFPLHSDIHQDGGLILNNPCALAVHESRLLWPNQPYQCVLSLGTGRYDNAKRSPGTSTSLRAKINHLICSATDTEGVHTLLDDLLAPDVYFRFNPMLSAEVSLDESSIRAMEQLQADTQLYLDRNKPKMARLCKVLGQERTALSHTKDWVSERAWEMQQSWV; encoded by the exons ATGATTCTGATATCTAGGCCTAAGCCAATACAGGCCCACCTCCTAGCCCACTGTTGGTTGTCTTTGTCCCCAGCCGGCTACATCCAAGCTAAAGATGGGTCGGTTCCTCAACATAAACCTGTGTGTGAGTCACCTGGGAGGGAAGACGTTAAGACTGTTCTGCAAGCTCAG GTGATGGGCAGGAGACAGGCAGAGGAGCTGACCCGTGCTTTGGTGTTCAGTCTACAACAGGCCTTCTCTCCTGAGGCCATCACCGAAGTTGTCGATGAGCTCAACACACACCTCATCCGACACCCAGGATGCAAAGCAGTGGTGTGGCAG GAGAAAGCTGCTGTTCAGCTCTTAAGACAACGGCGCAGCCATAGAGAAGACCAGGAACTTCAGTGTGTCATTAGGGAAACCttggctctgattggctatgtggATCCAGTCAAAGGTCGTGGAATCCGAGTGCTCTCAATCGATGGTGGTGGCACAAG AGGGGTGGTGCCACTGCAGGTCCTCAAGCAGCTGGAAGCGGAAACAGGCAAACAGGTTCACCAGCTGTTTGACTACATCTGTGGAGTGAGCACAG GGGCAGTGTTGGCCTTCATGCTTGGCCTGGCCCGTTTCTCTCTAGAGGAGTGTGCAGATATGTACCGTCGTTTTGGTTCGGATGTGTTCCGTCAGAACCCCTTGGTGGGCACAATGAAGATGGGCTGGAGTCACTCCTACTACAGCACCGAGACCTGGGAGATGATACTGAG AGAGAAGATGGGCGACCGAGTTCTGATTAAAACAGCCAGAGATGAGTTGAGCCCCAAG GTGTCAGCGGTGAGCGCCGTGGTGAACTGGGGGACCAGTCCCAAGGCCTTTATCTTCAGGAACTATAACCACAGCCCAGGCCGTCTCAGCCGCTACGCAGGGGGGTCTGGGTACCAGATGTGGCAGGCGGTGAGAGCGTCGTCCGCCGCCCCGGGATACTTCCAGGAATTCCCCTTGCACAGTGACATCCATCAG GACGGTGGCCTCATTCTAAACAACCCTTGTGCCCTCGCCGTCCACGAGAGCCGTCTCCTGTGGCCCAACCAGCCTTACCAGTGTGTCCTGTCGCTTGGCACCGGTCGCTATGACAATGCTAAGCGGAGCCCGGGCACCTCCACCAGCCTGCGTGCCAAGATCAACCACTTGATCTGCAGCGCCACCGACACAGAGGGGGTCCACACCCTCCTGGACGACTTGCTGGCCCCAGATGTATACTTCAGGTTCAACCCCATGCTGAGTGCCGAGGTATCCCTAGATGAGAGTAGCATCAGGGCCATGGAGCAGCTGCAGGCTGACACCCAGCTCTACCTGGACAGGAACAAGCCCAAGATGGCCAGGCTGTGTAAGGTGCTGGGGCAGGAGCGCACTGCGCTGAGCCACACCAAGGACTGGGTCAGTGAGAGAGCCTGGGAGATGCAGCAGAGCTGGGTTTGA
- the LOC106567269 gene encoding calcium-independent phospholipase A2-gamma isoform X1, with amino-acid sequence MGRFLNINLCVSHLGGKTLRLFCKLRYLITILRTFPHLSKTPLALDFRSCSLHSSPLPPSFARKGAPKSLRFKHRSLTAEYLLGGGTRGVRYSQAARVYSTSSRDVLKAEAPIGVLHEDSLQEDSQTPFQLSMLCLGDSFNRLSRHINIYFRRKDVTQLSSVAGNVGFVVTTQESLGSRPQRRNQSNRAARERRASEDSETTTQQPLENENDLETSDSQTETSSAPQRYGGLQLFHISSIATRFGESYSYVAHHINSSHEHLKSVFTKGLAQDVLGSTLEDLSSSRVSMRRRKTIKISYIESVKETEVAHLKTSAAVAQTTAIQKPAIESANISNNWEGEAEGYLHFAQHVNRYFGAKTVTDETELPPPQTEHLVADHMPNSRTYQQQCSKSSTSRHEQSPTGLKQEDPPIRPKSLFHISNITTSFGENYAYMANYVNSYFKGSYDAVEGEELERGPIEERRGEWEMEYGSVRVPKPKPAVSFMECLLNPSSAIPNLLGGYLGGSWAQSNQAQPASMLSEATLRRMVMGRRQAEELTRALVFSLQQAFSPEAITEVVDELNTHLIRHPGCKAVVWQEKAAVQLLRQRRSHREDQELQCVIRETLALIGYVDPVKGRGIRVLSIDGGGTRGVVPLQVLKQLEAETGKQVHQLFDYICGVSTGAVLAFMLGLARFSLEECADMYRRFGSDVFRQNPLVGTMKMGWSHSYYSTETWEMILREKMGDRVLIKTARDELSPKVSAVSAVVNWGTSPKAFIFRNYNHSPGRLSRYAGGSGYQMWQAVRASSAAPGYFQEFPLHSDIHQDGGLILNNPCALAVHESRLLWPNQPYQCVLSLGTGRYDNAKRSPGTSTSLRAKINHLICSATDTEGVHTLLDDLLAPDVYFRFNPMLSAEVSLDESSIRAMEQLQADTQLYLDRNKPKMARLCKVLGQERTALSHTKDWVSERAWEMQQSWV; translated from the exons ATGGGTCGGTTCCTCAACATAAACCTGTGTGTGAGTCACCTGGGAGGGAAGACGTTAAGACTGTTCTGCAAGCTCAGGTACCTCATAACCATCCTTAGAACATTCCCTCACCTGTCCAAGACACCCTTAGCCTTGGACTTCCGTAGCTGCTCCTTGCattcctctcccctgcctcccagCTTTGCAAGGAAAGGAGCCCCCAAGAGCTTGAGGTTCAAACACAGGAGCTTGACCGCTGAGTACCTCCTTGGGGGTGGTACTAGAGGGGTGAGATACTCCCAGGCGGCCCGTGTCTATTCAACCTCTAGTAGGGATGTGTTGAAGGCTGAGGCCCCCATCGGGGTCCTTCACGAGGACAGCCTTCAGGAGGACAGCCAGACACCCTTTCAGCTGAGCATGCTTTGTCTGGGTGATTCTTTTAATCGCCTCTCCAGACACATCAATATTTACTTCAGGAGAAAGGATGTGACCCAGCTGTCCTCTGTTGCTGGGAATGTGGGGTTTGTCGTCACAACTCAGGAGAGTCTGGGCAGCAGGCCACAGAGGCGTAATCAAAGTAACAGGGCAGCCAGGGAGAGAAGAGCATCGGAGGACagtgagacaacaacacagcagccTTTGGAAAATGAAAACGATCTTGAGAcgtcagacagccagacagagacaagCTCCGCCCCCCAGCGATATGGTGGACTCCAGTTATTTCACATCAGTTCCATTGCCACCAGGTTTGGGGAAAGTTACAGTTATGTTGCTCATCACATAAACTCATCACATGAACACCTAAAGTCAGTGTTCACCAAAGGTTTGGCACAGGACGTCCTAGGTTCAACTCTGGAGGATCTGTCTTCAAGCAGAGTGTCGATGAGGAGGAGGAAAACAATAAAAATAAGTTACATTGAAAGTGTAAAGGAAACTGAAGTGGCTCATTTAAAGACTAGTGCAGCTGTAGCTCAGACTACAGCCATTCAGAAACCAGCCATTGAAAGTGCTAATATCTCCAACAActgggagggagaggcagagggctACCTTCACTTTGCCCAGCACGTCAACAGATACTTTGGAGCCAAAACAGTTACAGACGAAACTGAACTACCACCACCTCAAACAGAACATCTGGTTGCGGACCACATGCCAAACAGCAGGACGTATCAACAGCAGTGTTCTAAATCTTCTACCTCCAGACATGAACAATCACCCACAGGGCTAAAGCAGGAAGATCCACCCATCCGTCCCAAATCCCTTTTCCACATCAGTAACATCACAACCAGTTTCGGTGAGAACTATGCATACATGGCTAATTACGTCAACAGCTATTTCAAAGGCAGCTATGATGCCGTGGAGGGGGAGGAGTTAGAAAGAGGTCCCATCGAGGAACGCAGGGGAGAATGGGAGATGGAGTATGGATCCGTTAGGGTCCCGAAACCAAAGCCTGCTGTATCCTTCATGGAGTGCCTTCTCAATCCCAGTAGTGCCATCCCCAACCTCCTGGGAGGGTATCTGGGGGGCTCCTGGGCTCAGAGCAACCAGGCCCAGCCTGCCTCTATGCTTAGTGAGGCCACACTTAGAAGAATG GTGATGGGCAGGAGACAGGCAGAGGAGCTGACCCGTGCTTTGGTGTTCAGTCTACAACAGGCCTTCTCTCCTGAGGCCATCACCGAAGTTGTCGATGAGCTCAACACACACCTCATCCGACACCCAGGATGCAAAGCAGTGGTGTGGCAG GAGAAAGCTGCTGTTCAGCTCTTAAGACAACGGCGCAGCCATAGAGAAGACCAGGAACTTCAGTGTGTCATTAGGGAAACCttggctctgattggctatgtggATCCAGTCAAAGGTCGTGGAATCCGAGTGCTCTCAATCGATGGTGGTGGCACAAG AGGGGTGGTGCCACTGCAGGTCCTCAAGCAGCTGGAAGCGGAAACAGGCAAACAGGTTCACCAGCTGTTTGACTACATCTGTGGAGTGAGCACAG GGGCAGTGTTGGCCTTCATGCTTGGCCTGGCCCGTTTCTCTCTAGAGGAGTGTGCAGATATGTACCGTCGTTTTGGTTCGGATGTGTTCCGTCAGAACCCCTTGGTGGGCACAATGAAGATGGGCTGGAGTCACTCCTACTACAGCACCGAGACCTGGGAGATGATACTGAG AGAGAAGATGGGCGACCGAGTTCTGATTAAAACAGCCAGAGATGAGTTGAGCCCCAAG GTGTCAGCGGTGAGCGCCGTGGTGAACTGGGGGACCAGTCCCAAGGCCTTTATCTTCAGGAACTATAACCACAGCCCAGGCCGTCTCAGCCGCTACGCAGGGGGGTCTGGGTACCAGATGTGGCAGGCGGTGAGAGCGTCGTCCGCCGCCCCGGGATACTTCCAGGAATTCCCCTTGCACAGTGACATCCATCAG GACGGTGGCCTCATTCTAAACAACCCTTGTGCCCTCGCCGTCCACGAGAGCCGTCTCCTGTGGCCCAACCAGCCTTACCAGTGTGTCCTGTCGCTTGGCACCGGTCGCTATGACAATGCTAAGCGGAGCCCGGGCACCTCCACCAGCCTGCGTGCCAAGATCAACCACTTGATCTGCAGCGCCACCGACACAGAGGGGGTCCACACCCTCCTGGACGACTTGCTGGCCCCAGATGTATACTTCAGGTTCAACCCCATGCTGAGTGCCGAGGTATCCCTAGATGAGAGTAGCATCAGGGCCATGGAGCAGCTGCAGGCTGACACCCAGCTCTACCTGGACAGGAACAAGCCCAAGATGGCCAGGCTGTGTAAGGTGCTGGGGCAGGAGCGCACTGCGCTGAGCCACACCAAGGACTGGGTCAGTGAGAGAGCCTGGGAGATGCAGCAGAGCTGGGTTTGA